In Solanum pennellii chromosome 7, SPENNV200, the following are encoded in one genomic region:
- the LOC107024003 gene encoding 9-cis-epoxycarotenoid dioxygenase NCED1, chloroplastic: protein MATTTSHATNTWIKTKLSMPSSKEFGFASNSISLLKNQHNRQSLNINSSLQAPPILHFPKQSSNYQTPKNNTISHPKQENNNSSSSSKWNLVQKAAAMALDAVESALTKHELEHPLPKTADPRVQISGNFAPVPENPVCQSLPVTGKIPKCVQGVYVRNGANPLFEPTAGHHFFDGDGMVHAVQFKNGSASYACRFTETERLVQEKALGRPVFPKAIGELHGHSGIARLMLFYARGLFGLVDHSKGTGVANAGLVYFNNRLLAMSEDDLPYHVKVTPTGDLKTVGRFDFDGQLKSTMIAHPKLDPVSGELFALSYDVIQKPYLKYFRFSKNGEKSNDVEIPVEDPTMMHDFAITENFVVIPDQQVVFKMSEMIRGGSPVVYDKNKVSRFGILDKYAKDGSDLKWVEVPDCFCFHLWNAWEEPETDEIVVIGSCMTPPDSIFNECDEGLKSVLSEIRLNLKTGKSTRKSIIENPDEQVNLEAGMVNRNKLGRKTEYAYLAIAEPWPKVSGFAKVDLLTGEVEKFIYGDNKYGGEPLFLPRDPNSKEEDDGYILAFVHDEKEWKSELQIVNAMSLKLEATVKLPSRVPYGFHGTFINANDLANQA from the coding sequence ATGGCAACTACTACTTCACATGCTACAAATACATGGATTAAGACTAAGTTGTCAATGCCATCATCAAAAGAGTTTGGTTTTGCATCAAACTCTATTTCTCTACTCAAAAATCAACATAATAGACAAAGTCTCAACATTAATTCCTCTCTTCAAGCTCCACCTATACTTCATTTTCCTAAACAATCTTCAAATTATCAAACACCAAAGAATAATACAATTTCACACCCAAAACAAGAAAACAACaactcctcttcttcttccaaGTGGAATTTAGTGCAGAAAGCAGCAGCAATGGCTTTAGATGCTGTAGAAAGTGCTTTAACTAAACATGAACTTGAACACCCTTTGCCGAAAACAGCCGACCCACGAGTCCAGATTTCTGGGAATTTTGCTCCGGTACCGGAAAATCCAGTCTGTCAATCTCTTCCGGTCACCGGAAAAATACCCAAATGTGTTCAAGGCGTTTACGTTCGAAACGGAGCTAACCCTCTATTTGAACCAACCGCCGGACACCATTTCTTCGACGGCGACGGTATGGTTCACGCCGTTCAATTCAAAAATGGGTCGGCTAGTTACGCTTGCCGTTTCACTGAAACAGAGAGGCTTGTTCAAGAAAAAGCTTTGGGTCGCCCTGTTTTCCCTAAAGCCATTGGTGAATTACATGGTCACTCTGGAATTGCAAGGCTTATGCTGTTTTACGCTCGTGGGCTCTTTGGACTTGTTGATCACAGTAAAGGAACTGGTGTTGCAAACGCCGGTTTAGTCTATTTCAATAACCGATTACTTGCTATGTCTGAAGATGATTTGCCTTACCATGTAAAGGTAACACCCACTGGCGATCTCAAAACAGTGGGTCGATTCGATTTCGACGGCCAGCTAAAATCCACCATGATAGCTCACCCAAAGCTCGACCCAGTTTCCGGTGAGCTATTTGCTCTTAGCTACGATGTGATTCAGAAGCCATACCTCAAGTACTTCAGATTTtcaaaaaatggggaaaaatcAAATGATGTTGAAATTCCAGTTGAAGACCCAACAATGATGCATGATTTCGCGATTACTGAGAACTTCGTCGTCATTCCTGATCAACAAGTCGTTTTCAAGATGTCTGAAATGATCCGTGGAGGTTCACCGGTGGTTTACGACAAGAACAAAGTTTCCCGATTTGGGATTCTGGATAAGTACGCGAAAGATGGGTCTGATTTGAAATGGGTTGAAGTACCTGATTGTTTCTGCTTCCATCTCTGGAATGCTTGGGAAGAGCCAGAAACAGATGAAATCGTTGTAATTGGTTCATGTATGACACCACCAGACTCCATTttcaatgaatgtgatgaagGACTAAAGAGTGTTTTATCCGAAATCCGTCTCAATTTGAAAACAGGGAAATCAACAAGAAAATCCATAATCGAAAACCCGGATGAACAAGTGAATTTAGAAGCTGGAATGGTGAACCGAAACAAACTTGGAAGGAAAACAGAGTATGCTTATTTGGCTATTGCCGAACCATGGCCAAAAGTTTCTGGTTTTGCCAAAGTAGACCTGTTAACCGGTGAAGTTGAGAAATTCATTTATGGTGACAACAAATATGGTGGGGAACCTCTTTTTTTACCAAGAGACCCAAACAGCAAGGAAGAAGACGATGgttatattttagctttcgtTCACGATGAGAAAGAATGGAAATCAGAACTGCAAATTGTTAACGCAATGAGTTTAAAGTTAGAGGCAACGGTGAAACTTCCATCAAGAGTTCCTTATGGATTTCATGGAACATTCATAAACGCCAATGATTTGGCAAATCAGGCATGA